The DNA region ACCTCGAAGCCGTGGTGGAGCTCGCCGAGGAGATCGGGGCCAACGACTTCGAGGGCGACCCCGAGATCGCGGCGGCCGACCGTGAGGCCGAGACCCGCCGACACCGCGCCATCACCGAGGCCCGCGCGTAATGACCATCAGCACCATCACCGAGACCCCCGCCAACCCGGCGGGGGCCTTCGGGCTTGCCCCGATCGACATCCCCAAGACGCTCCCCGAGGCCGCGCTGAACTACGCGCTCGCCGGCATCAAGGTCTTCCGCGTCCGTCGCAACAAGACCCCGTACGGGAACTGCTTCCTCTGCCGACAGACCATCGACGACAAGCCGAACCCCCGCTACGACGGGCACCGGCCCGAAGACTGCCGCTGCCACGTCGACACCTGCCACGCCCATTGGGCAGCAACCACCGACCCGGACACCGTTCGCCGTTGGTGGGCCGAAGAGCCTGATGCCAACATCGGCGCACCCTGCCGCCTCAACGGGTGGGCCGTGATCGACATCGACCCCCGAAACGGCGGACACCGCTCGTACGTCGCGGTCGAAGAACACTTCGGGGTACTCCCCGGGACCGCGATGCAGATCACCGGAGGCGACGGCCTGCACCTGCTCTACCGCAGCCCTGGTGACATCAGCCTGCCCGGTGCCCCGTTCCCCGGCATCGAGATCAAGCACAACGGCTACATCCTGCTCGCCCCGTCCGTGCACTCCTCTGGCTACCGCTACCAGTGGCCCGCGGACGGGCGCTTCCGCCACCCCGAGACGGAGTGGCCGCAGGTGCTGCTGCCCAGAACCAGGAAGGGCGCATGACCACCGCGAAGGATTTCGAAAGCCGCCTCGCCGAGGGCCTGGCCAAGTTCGGCGAGGCGGACCCTGTAGCGCCGGTACCGACTCCCCGGGCGGCCCCCTCGCTGGCCACAGACCGTCTCTCCGTCTACGTGGAGAACGCGGTACAGGCCGAGTGCGACACGATCGTGCACGCCCCGCACGGGGACCAGAACAACCGGATCAATAAGGCCGCGTTCAGCGTCGGCCAGTTGGTCGCCGTGCGCGCCATCGACGAGGACGAGGCCCGGGATCGGCTCTTCGCGGCCGGCGCGGCCGGGAACCACCCCGAGGGCCGAACCCGGGAAGCGATCACGTCCGGGCTCAACGCGGGTATGAGGCAGCCCCGCTCACCGTGGCCGCCGGTCTCCAGCACTCCGCAGGGACACAGCAGGGCGGACTATGAGGCCCTGATTGCACCCACGGACCCGGACCCCGCCGAGCACCCGGAAGGAGGTGACACCGGCGGTACGGAGAGCACGGGCCCGCTCCTCGGGAAGCTCCCCGCCTCCTTCTACGACCAGCGGGACGTCCTCAAGAACATCAGGCAGTACGCGCACGCGATGTGCTGCTCGGCCGACGTCGTCCTCTACGCGACCATGGCCCGACTCTCCGGGATGATCGACTACCGCATCAAGGTCGACACCGGAGTCAAGAAGCTCGCCTCACTCAACCTGTTCGTCGGCATCATCGACGGGTCCGGCAGCAACAAGAGTTCCTCCAACGAGGTCTCGGAGGACCTCCTCGAAGCCCCGGAGGACCGCGACTTCCTCGACGGGATCCCGCTCGGCTCCGGCGAGGGCATCGCCGAGGCCCTCATGGGTGAGGTCGAGCAAGACGACTTCACCAAGCTCGACCGGAACAACAACCCGAAGACCGTCAAGGTCCGCCAACAGGTCCGGCACAACGAGTACTTCTACCAGGACGAAGGCGAAGCCCTCATCCGCATCGGGTCGCGAGACGGCTCGTCGCTGTGGCCGTCGATCCGCTCGGCCTGGCAGGCCGGGACGCTCGGCCAGACCAACGCCAGCGCCGAACGCCGCCGATTCATCAAGCGCGGCTCCTACGCGCTCGGAATGGTCGTCGGATTTCAGTACACCAACGCCCTCGTCGTCCTCCGCGACAGCATCACCGGCACCGCGCAACGGTTCGTCTGGTGCCTGGCCATCGACCCCGACATCCCCATGGACCCGATTCCCCGCCCTGAGATCAACTTCGGCCACCCGCAGAACATCTACGGCACCACCGTGATGAGCATGCCGGACGACATCAAGCGGAAGATCCGCACGGAACTCGTACTCCGGCAGACCGGGCAGTTGCAGGTCGACCCGCTCGACGTCCACGCGAACCTCGTCAAGACGAAGTTGGCCGGCCTCCTCGCCCTCCTCGACGGGGCCCGGACGGGCATCACGATGGAGGACTGGGCGCTCGCCGAGCAGATGTGGGCGGTCTCCTGCACCCTGCGTACCGCCATCCTCCAGCGCGCTTCCCGCGAGGAGGCCACCGCGGCGCAGGCGAAGCGCGAGGAGCGGGTGGAGGACGCGGTACAAGCCCACACCGCGGTCACGCGCGCCGAGGCCCGGCTCGAACTGCGGGCCCGCTGGTGCGTGAAGAAGATCCGCGAAGGGCTCCGGCGCGAGCAGCTCATGGAGAAGGCGAGCAGCAAGTGGCGCAAGGAAGTGCCCGCGGGCTACGAACTCGCGCTCTCCCGAGGCTGGCTCGTCGAGGACGACGACGGACACGTCGAGACGACTTCGGAGGCCCCGTAAGCGGCTGCTGGACCCGCTGGACCCCTGGACCCCGGTGGACCGTGGGGCGCGTGTGAGAACGGGGTGACCGGGAAGCGAAAGCGGAACGCCTCCGGCGGAGGCTCTCCACTCCCCTTGATCAGCGAAAACGTAGGTAATTGAAAACTAAACTATTAGAACCATCTTTCGTACACGAGGCGCCGAATCGACCGCACCCGCGCGGGTCCAGAAAAGGGGTCCAGCGGTCCAGCTGTTGGACATAGGCCGCATATCGACAGGAGATCCGCATGGAACCCGTACGCACCGACTACGCAGCAGGCAACGCCCACCTCATCGCCTCCATGGTCAGCAACTACCAATGCGGCAGCTGCGGCGGCCAAGTCGAAGAACTCCTCACCGACAACACCACCGGATTCATCCAGGCCAACATCCACCACGACGACAACTGCCCCGTCCTCAACGGCCACGTCAGCAGCATCGACGACTTCGCCCGAGCCGCGGTCATCCCCGACACCTTCAAGGCCAGGCCCTGATGTCCGCGCGCGCCCATCCATGGCCTCGCGCGTGCGCGTAAGGAGACCCTCGTATGACTGCAAACCGCCCCGCCGCGATCCTCGCCCTTGCCCGCGGCGCCACCTCAGAAGAGGCAGCACGCGAGGCCGGCGCGTCCGGCCGCACCGTACGACGGTGGATGGAGGACGAGGACTTCCAGGCCGACGTACGCGACACCCGTACCGAGATGCTTCAGCACGCTGTCGGCCAGCTCGCCGCCGGAGCCGTCGAGGCCGTGACCGCGCTCCGGGAGGCGTTGAAGGACACCGACGGCCGTAACCGCGTGCAGGCCGCGCGGACGCTGCTGGACGCCACGCTGACCCTGCGGGAGACACTCCAGATCGAGGAGCGTCTCCGCGTGGTCGAGGCCCGCCAGAGGAACTCTCTCTGATGGCCCGCCGACTTGCCGGGTACGCGGCCCGCCTCGACCGCCTGGAAGCGACGTACGACAGCAACCGGATGCACTTCCGTACCGCCAAGGGCCGCCGGTTCTCCCTCGACGTGGGCGACGTGTTCCAGATCGTCTCCGACACCCTCGGATGGCTTCACGACCCCGACGCCGAGCAGCCGCGCGGCCCGCTCCTCAACCTCCTCGCGACCGCCGAGCCGGACAACGAGCTGGGCCTGATCGGGCAGACCGTCGTCCTCGCCGCCAAGCAGACGGTGACGGGGGTGCGGCCGTGACCGAGGAGCGACTGTCGAACGACGAGCTGTACGACCGCTGTTGGGCCGTGTTCGCGCTCGCTGTCGAGGGCCGTGACGACGACGTGGACGAGCTGCTCGTCACGCTCCCGTGGGAGGACGTGATCACAGTCGTGTGCGGGCTCGGGAGCATGGCCGCGGGGGCGATGGGCCGCGGCACGGGCCTGGACGAGGTGGCGGCGCGCGCCAGGGTGGCGGGGATGGCGCGGGCGATGCTGATGGAGCGGCTCGCGGCACGGGAACGGCCGGCCGATGGCCAGGGCTGAGGGCAGTGCGGATCGGTCCGCATTGCTCGACGAGGACGGCTCCGTACGCGTACCGGCCCGTCTCGCCTCGCCCCTGTTCGCGATCCTGTGGCGCCACTACAGGGCCGAGAAGCGGGACAGCGGCGGGGAGTTGAGCCCGGACGCCCACGCCCTCCTCATGGCCCTGCACCGGGCCGCCTCAGGTGTTTCAGGTGAAACACCCACCCCGACTTCCTCCGAAGGAAGCGACCTCGACACTTCCGAGATCTTGGGAGCGCATGAGGTCGCTGACCTGCTCGGGTGCTCCCGACGATGGGCGACCGCCCTCCTAGGGTCCGGCCGGATCCGCGCCTGGCAAGCCGGCCGGACCTGGGTGACCACCCGGGGCGACCTCGACCGCTACCGATTCGAGGAGCCCGCACATGGCAATGAAGAAGATCACCCACATCGGGGACGCCAACTCGGCTGACGGCCCCTGGAACCTCGACAACCCCAACACCCCCTGGTTCGTCGCAGGCGTCGCCTACACCGACAACGCACCCGTACTCGCCTACATGGCCCGCACCCCCGGCTACACCGTCACCGACCCGGACGTAGGCCAGCCCGACGCCGCGCACCTCGCCGCGGTCACGAAGCTGAAGGACCAGGCCGGCCGCACCTTCCACCACACCGCGACATGCGGCGACGCCGTCGACGGTGGCCGCATCCGGTACTTCCGGTGAGCGGGGCCGAGATGGGATCCCAGGACCAGCACCGCAGGCCCGGCCTCCTCGCCGCGATTGACGCGAGCCGCATCGCCCAGGAGACCGCCGCAGCCGAGGCCACCCGCCCGGAGCGCGAGGCCCGCGAGCAGCAGATCGAAGCCGACGCCGCGTTGCACGGCACCGCCGGATGGCAGGCACTCAGTACCCACCGCAGGCAGATGGCTGCCGCACACGTCGCCCGTCAGGCGCAGGAGGCTGGCAACGATGCCGCATAACACCCCCACCCCCGACGAGGCCCGCGAGGCCCTCGACACGGCCAGCCGCGAGGCCACCGAGGCGGCCGGCCTGGTCGAGTCCCTCGCCGAGCGCGTACGCGACGGTGACCCCGACGTCACCGCCGAGCAGCTCGGCGCGCAACGCCAGTTGGCCGACCTCGCGCAGCTGCGCATCACGGCCGCCGAGCGGAAGCTGGACGCAGCCCAGAAGGCGGACCTCGACGCCCGCGCACGGGCCACCGCGGACCGCATCCGTGACCTCGTCGCCGACGACACCGCGGAGCCGATCCTCGACGCCGTACGGGCCGTCATGGACGCCGCCCGCCTCCTCGTGAGGGTGTCGGAGGAACGGCACGCCGCGATCCGGGACGTGGCCATCGCAGGCGTCCACATGAACGAGGAACTCGGCCGGTCCCACGAGAATCCGTGGCCGTCCCGCGACCGGTACGGATTCATGGCACAGACCGGAGTCAGCCTGTCCGTCTCGATGGACGGCGAGGGCAGTGCGCAGGCCATTCCCGCCGGCCGTGTCCTCGGTGTCGTCCTGCGGGCCGTCCTCGACGACAGCAAGACCCGCACCCAGGCCACGGAGATGATCGGCCTCTCGACGGCGGGTCTCGACCGCAACACGGGCCTCGTCCCCGGGCTCGCGGAGGTTCTCGCCGAGGCCCCGCGCGCGGACACCGAGGGCTGACCCCGTGGGCAGCACGAGCGAGGTCGCCACGCCCAAGCTGACCGCCGTAGCGCGGCCGGCCGTCCAGTCGGTCACTCACGTCACCGACCCGAAGCGCCTCAGGGCCCCCAGCGTCGCCCCACGGGCACGTAGGGAGGGCTGACGCATGGCCCTCAACCTTGGTGAGCTCACCGCCGGACTTCGTGCGGACGATGGCCAGTTCACCCGCACCCTGACCCGCGCCGAGCTGACGATGCGCGGCCTCACCCGGGACGTGAACGGGCAGCTGCGGGACATGCATGGCCGGTTCGTCAACGAGTCCCGGGGCATGGGCCAGAGCCTCTCGTACAACCTCGGCCGGGGCGCCCGTGGTGCCGTGACCGCGCTCCGGACGGTGGGCAAGGCCGCGATGGTGATGGCCTTCGTGTCCGCCGGGGCGGCGGTGGCCGCGGGCGGTGCTCTGGCTCTGCTGCCGCTCATCGTGATCGCTGGCGCGGCGAAAATCCTCGCCGCGAATAAGGAAGTCGCCGGGGCGTTCTCCGCCCTCGGAAAGCACGTCAAGAGCGAACTGACCAGGCTGGCCCAGCCGTTGGTCAAACCGTTCGTCGCAGCCGCCGCTCAGCTGCGGAAGATCTTCGACGAGGTAGCCCCGCACATCGGTGCCGCGTTCGCCGCGGTCGCCCCGATGATCGGCCCCTTGGTGGACGGGATCGGGAAGTTCGCGACCGGGATCATGCCCGGCTTCGTGTCCGCGATCCAGTCGGCCCAGCCCGTCATCGAAGCCCTCGCGGACGGGCTCGGCTACATCGGCGCCGGCCTCGGAGGGTTCTTCGAAGGGCTCTCCGGAGGCGCTGGAGGGGCGGCTGCAGCGCTCGGCCCGTTCTTCCAGGTGATCGGCTCCCTCCTGCCCGTGGTCGGCTCCCTGCTCGGCGCGCTGGCCACGTTGGGCGGTCCGATCCTCGCCGGGGTCGCGTCCGCACTGACACCCCTGATCGGGGTGGTGCAGCAGCTCGCCGACTGGCTCGGGCAACTCGTCGCGAAGATCCCCCCGGGGGTCCTCACCGCGATCGGTGCCGGGTTCGTCGTCCTCGCCCTGGGCGTGAAGGCCTACTCACTGGCCATGGGTCTCGCGGGCGCGGCCACGAGGATCTGGGCAGGCGCTCAGCTCATCTTCAACGCGGTCATGGCCGCGAACCCCATCGGCCTCGTAATCGCCCTCGTCGTGGGCCTCGCCGCGGCCGTGGTCATCGCCTACCAGAAGTCGGAGACGTTCCGGGCGATCGTCCAGAGCGTGTGGACCGCGGTCAAGAACTTCATCAGATCGGCCGTCGACAGCATCAAGGGCGCCCTCGCCTGGTTCGGCACCCTCCCGGGCCGCATGTCCGCCTGGTGGGGCGCGGCGAAGGACGCCGCGATCCGGCAGGCGTCGTCGATGGTGTCGTGGGTGCGCGGCCTCCCCGGGCGGATCAAGTCAGCGCTCGGCAAGCTGGGCTCGCTGCTGGTCGGTGCCGGAAAGGACGTCATCAAGGGCCTGTGGAACGGCATCTCGGGCATGGGTGGCTGGCTCTGGTCCAAGGTCAAGTCGTTCGTGTCGGAGAACGTGGTGAACGCGGCGAAGAGTTTCCTGCATATCGGCTCCCCGTCGAAGCTGATGGCCGACCAGATCGGCCAGTGGATTCCCGCAGGTATCGCGCAAGGCGCCCTGGCGAACACCGGGGTCATCGACAAGGCCATGTCGTCGCTCGTGTCGACGCCCACCCCGTCCATGGCGATGGACATGGGCGCCAGCGCTGGGGCTGGAATCTCCGGGCGAGGCCGCGGCCTCGCGGATCTTCCCCTCGTGCGTGTGGACCTCGGCGGCCAGTTGGGTGACGCCCTGGTCGGAGTACTCCGCGACAAGATCGGGGTCGGTGGCGGGGACGTGCAGCTGTACTTGGGCAAGAGGAGGTGACCGTGAACGGACGCAAGGCACGAGCGCTGAAGGCGCAGAAGAAGGCCGAGGACGAGCGGCTGATCGAGTCGATCCGTGACGCGCACCCCGTACTGCTGCGGCGCGACGGAGAGATGGAGGAGTGGCAGAAAGGGCCGCTCACGCTGTGGGTGCCGGTCGTCCGGGACGACTACCCGCCGGCCTTGAAGGTGGGCCTGCAGCTGCGCCGTACGTCCATCTTCGAGTTGGAGTGCATGTGCGGTGCGGAGGTGCGGGTGTCTGCGTCTCGGCGGATCGCGCTACGGCACACGGTGTCGTGCCCAGCCTCGGGTGAGGCGTTGGAGCCGCTCGCGCAGGCTGCGGGTATCGCGACGGAGCGTGCGGACGGCTGATCCTGAAGCAAGGTTGAGGTTCGAGGGGTGTCTACCACGGTGGACACCCCTCAGTTGTGGCCGTATCGCCACGACTGACCTGCGTTGCGCAGACGGACACGCAGGTCACGGGGATGGACGTGTGAGACGCACGCCCGTCTCCCCTCAACCACGGTCGTTACGACCGTGGAGGTCACCGCCAAGGGTGTACCAGATTGGTACACCCCTTCTGCGAGGCGCCTCGCAGAAGGTCCGTGGGCGAATCCCCACGGTTGCCGGGTCCCAGGAGGACCCATCAGACGGTCAGCCTGACCGTCTGTTCCCCGGCGCCGGGGAACGGTTTTTCTGGGATCCCAGAAAAACGCAGGTCACCGCCAGGGCCCGGACTGGTCCGGACCCCTACGCCTTGCCCGGGAGCGCGATGACGAACACGCCCTTCCCCTGCACGCCCTGCACCAGGCCCTCATCCGCGAGGACCTCCAGCGCGCTCTTGATGGTCCGCCTCGACACGGTCCCGCCCGTCTCCTCCTCCAGCTCGGACTGAGAGGGCAGGCGCCGGCCCACCGGGATCTCACCGCTGCGGATGCGTTCGCGCAGCACATTGGCCAGCTGCACGTACAGCGGCGTCATGGCGTCCCGGTCCAGGTGGATCATGCTTTGACCGTAGGAGGACCACCCGGGCGGGCATAGATCTGCCTAGGCCGTCTGAGGACGTACCAAGACGTACTAAGTGGGCGTACGCTGCCGGAACGAGAGAGCCCCCGCGCCGTGTCACCGGCCAGGGGCGTGGACGACGCTTCGAGGAGCACCGCCATGGCAGACGATACGCAGCCCGAGGGCACACCGACCACCCCCACCGCATTCGGCTACTGCGCCTGGCACAGCGGCTACGCACGGGGCGTCCGCCTGGTGCAGCTGCACGACGCAGGCTCCGGGCATGGCGGGCGCGGTCACTTCGCCTGCCTCTCCTGCCGCCAGGCCTACGACCTCGCGCCGCTCGCGGACCAGTCGCTGTGAGCCGCGCCGAGGATCTGCCTCAGGGCTCGGGGAGCGCAGGCGGCCACCTGCGGCACGCGGAAGCCGACGCCGAGTTCACGCCCAAGCAGCTGACGTTCCGCGCCTACATGGAGCACTCGGTGGGCTGCGCGGACTGCGACTACGGCAACGTCAGGTGCGGCGTGGCGCGGGAGATATGGCGAGAGTGGCGGGCGCTGCCTCAGTAGACCCCCGGTCCGGCCGCGCACCCCAGGCTTAAGCGGCCGGACCGGGACCCGCGCGGACGCCCGTACGCGTCTCCGGGCCCGCGCGGAACCCTCCTCCACTTCCCCCAGATCTGGGGGGACTGGAGGAAGGTCTCCCCCTTCGGTTCCCCCAGGGCTGGGGGCACCGACGCAGGACCCGCGTAGGCCCCTCTCACGCGGTCGCCGGGCCCGTCCAGATGGCGGGCGACGCGGGCAACAGAACGGCCCCCCGGAGGTCTACACGGGGGGCCGTTCCTTGCGGCGGGCAACTACGACTGTAGTGCCTAGTGGGGTGGCACGGGGCAGGGGAAGTGCGAAGCCGGGTAGTGGCCGGCGCAGCCCGTGCAGTAGTACGTCGTGCTGTTGATGCCGAGGATGGCCAACAGGCGCTCAATCACGTCTCGTTCACCTCCGCCGCGATGTGCACGTGCGAGTGGCCGGGCCGTTCGGCGAGGTCGTAGCCGTAGATCCACATCCCCTTCTGGGTTTCGGAAGGGGTCACGCTGGCAGGCTCCTGACCTTTGCATTTGCGGCACGAGGGGCGCCCCGCTACCGGTGGGGGAGGGGCGGACTTTTCGGGCACCCGTCGCACGTGCCACCACACGGCCGCGGTGCCTGCTGCCCACACGAACAGCGGGCCGGCCGTACGCGACACGGCGAACACCACGGCGGTCACGACGCCGACGAGGACGATCAGGACGCACGCGCCCGCGGCCCTCGACGGCTCCTCCGGCTCGACGTCCGGCTTCTTCTTCGCGCCCATCAGATGGCCGCATACAGGTTGTCGCCGCACCAGTTCGCGGCCTGCGCGAGCGGCACCGCGGCGAACCCGGCCACGCCCGCCGAGGTGCCCAGGGTGATGCCGCACCAGGCGCCGAGCTTCAAGGTCTTCGAGTTGTCCTCGCTGGCCTTCTTCACGGCCGCGATGAACACACACGTGGCGATGAGCACCAGGGCCGCCCCGGGGCTGGACAGCGGGACGAATGTCTTCGCTCCGGCCTGCTGCCCGACGGACTCTCCGACACCCCAGACGAGGGCTGCGTCGCCGAGCCAGTTCGAGAGGCCCAGGACGGAGCTGGAGGCGGTGCCGATGAGGCCGCCGATCCCGAGGGTGGTGAGGCACCCGTACGCCCAGGAGGCGAGGAACGGGAGCAGCTTGGACGCGTGCTTGACCGGGTCCTTCATGAGCTGCTTGCGGCCGGGGTACCAGCCCATCAGCTGGTAGCCGAGGATGCAGAGACCGACGGTCACGCC from Streptomyces sp. NBC_00258 includes:
- a CDS encoding GntR family transcriptional regulator, producing the protein MIHLDRDAMTPLYVQLANVLRERIRSGEIPVGRRLPSQSELEEETGGTVSRRTIKSALEVLADEGLVQGVQGKGVFVIALPGKA
- a CDS encoding bifunctional DNA primase/polymerase, whose amino-acid sequence is MTISTITETPANPAGAFGLAPIDIPKTLPEAALNYALAGIKVFRVRRNKTPYGNCFLCRQTIDDKPNPRYDGHRPEDCRCHVDTCHAHWAATTDPDTVRRWWAEEPDANIGAPCRLNGWAVIDIDPRNGGHRSYVAVEEHFGVLPGTAMQITGGDGLHLLYRSPGDISLPGAPFPGIEIKHNGYILLAPSVHSSGYRYQWPADGRFRHPETEWPQVLLPRTRKGA
- a CDS encoding helix-turn-helix domain-containing protein, with the translated sequence MALHRAASGVSGETPTPTSSEGSDLDTSEILGAHEVADLLGCSRRWATALLGSGRIRAWQAGRTWVTTRGDLDRYRFEEPAHGNEEDHPHRGRQLG